The following coding sequences are from one Streptococcus sp. NPS 308 window:
- a CDS encoding PaaI family thioesterase, whose amino-acid sequence MKDFHFDAISAFENYEIKEMKDGHVEVTTKVVDSSLNYYGNAHGGYLFTLCDQISGLVLISLGLDVVTLQSSINYLKAGKRDDVLTIKGECVHQGRTTCVVDVAITNQEGRNVCKATFTMFVTGQRSDERQVRI is encoded by the coding sequence ATGAAAGATTTTCATTTTGACGCTATATCAGCTTTTGAAAATTATGAAATTAAAGAGATGAAAGATGGCCACGTTGAGGTGACGACCAAAGTAGTGGACTCGTCGCTCAACTACTATGGCAATGCCCATGGTGGCTATCTCTTTACCCTCTGTGATCAGATTAGTGGATTGGTACTCATCTCGCTAGGACTAGACGTAGTGACGCTCCAATCCTCCATCAACTACCTCAAGGCAGGGAAACGCGATGATGTGTTGACCATAAAAGGAGAATGTGTCCATCAAGGCCGTACAACCTGTGTGGTGGATGTTGCTATCACCAATCAGGAAGGTAGAAATGTCTGCAAAGCAACCTTTACCATGTTTGTCACAGGCCAGCGTTCAGATGAGAGACAGGTGAGGATATAG
- a CDS encoding nucleobase:cation symporter-2 family protein: MQTQEKHSQAAVLGLQHLLAMYSGSILVPIMIATALGYSAEQLTYLISTDIFMCGVATFLQLQLNKYFGIGLPVVLGVAFQSVAPLIMIGQSHGSGAMFGALIVSGIYVVLISGIFSKVANLFPSIVTGSVITTIGLTLIPVAIGNMGNNVPEPTGQSLLLAAITVLIILLINIFTKGFIKSISILIGLVVGTAIAAAMGLVDFSPVAAAPLVHVPTPLYFGMPTFEISSIVMMCIIATVSMVESTGVYLALSDITNDPIDSTRLRNGYRAEGLAVLLGGIFNTFPYTGFSQNVGLVKLSGIKTRLPIYYAAGFLVLLGLLPKFGALAQIIPSPVLGGAMLVMFGFVSLQGMQILARVDFANNEHNFLIAAVSIAAGVGLNNSNLFVSMPTAFQMFFSNGIVVASLLAIVLNAVLNRKKK; the protein is encoded by the coding sequence ATGCAAACTCAAGAAAAACACTCGCAAGCCGCGGTTCTAGGACTTCAGCACTTACTAGCTATGTACTCAGGATCTATCCTAGTTCCTATCATGATTGCGACAGCTCTTGGCTATTCAGCTGAGCAGTTGACCTATCTGATTTCTACAGATATCTTCATGTGTGGTGTGGCAACCTTCCTCCAACTCCAACTCAACAAATACTTTGGGATTGGACTACCAGTCGTTCTCGGAGTGGCCTTCCAGTCAGTCGCTCCCTTGATTATGATTGGGCAAAGCCACGGTAGCGGTGCTATGTTTGGTGCTCTTATCGTTTCAGGGATTTATGTAGTTCTGATTTCAGGCATCTTCTCAAAAGTAGCTAATCTTTTCCCTTCTATCGTAACAGGCTCTGTCATTACCACGATTGGTTTAACCTTGATTCCTGTCGCTATTGGAAATATGGGAAATAACGTTCCAGAGCCAACTGGTCAAAGTCTCTTGCTTGCAGCCATCACTGTTCTAATCATCCTCTTGATCAACATCTTTACCAAAGGATTTATCAAGTCTATCTCTATTTTGATTGGTCTGGTTGTTGGAACTGCCATTGCTGCTGCCATGGGCTTGGTTGATTTCTCCCCTGTTGCAGCAGCACCGCTTGTCCATGTCCCAACTCCACTCTACTTTGGAATGCCAACCTTTGAAATCTCATCTATTGTCATGATGTGTATCATCGCAACGGTGTCTATGGTTGAATCGACTGGTGTTTACCTAGCCTTGTCTGATATCACCAATGACCCAATCGACAGCACGCGCCTTCGCAACGGTTACCGTGCAGAAGGTTTAGCCGTACTTCTCGGAGGAATTTTTAACACCTTCCCTTATACAGGATTTTCACAAAACGTTGGTTTGGTTAAATTGTCAGGTATCAAGACTCGCCTGCCAATCTATTATGCAGCTGGTTTCCTAGTCCTCCTTGGACTCCTACCTAAGTTTGGTGCCCTTGCCCAAATCATTCCAAGTCCTGTCCTTGGTGGTGCTATGCTGGTGATGTTTGGTTTTGTTTCCCTTCAAGGGATGCAAATCCTAGCCCGCGTTGACTTTGCTAACAATGAACACAACTTCCTTATCGCAGCTGTATCAATCGCCGCTGGTGTAGGTCTAAATAACAGTAATCTCTTTGTCAGCATGCCAACAGCCTTCCAAATGTTCTTTTCAAATGGAATCGTCGTAGCCAGCCTACTCGCCATTGTACTCAATGCCGTATTAAATCGGAAAAAGAAATAA
- a CDS encoding xanthine phosphoribosyltransferase, whose translation MKLLEERILQDGHILGDNILKVDSFLTHQVDYRLMREIGKVFAEKFASAGITKVVTIEASGIAPAVFTAEALDVPMIFAKKAKNITMNEGILTAEVYSFTKQVTSTVSIAGKFLSPEDKVLIIDDFLANGQAAKGLIHIIEQAGAKVEAIGIVIEKSFQDGRDLLEKAGYPVLSLARLERFENGQVVFKEADL comes from the coding sequence ATGAAATTATTAGAAGAGCGCATCCTTCAGGATGGGCATATCTTGGGTGACAACATCCTCAAGGTAGATTCCTTTTTAACCCACCAAGTTGACTATCGTTTGATGCGGGAGATTGGTAAGGTTTTTGCGGAAAAATTCGCATCTGCTGGCATTACCAAGGTTGTAACGATTGAAGCTTCAGGGATCGCCCCAGCTGTTTTTACAGCTGAAGCCTTAGACGTTCCCATGATTTTCGCAAAGAAAGCTAAAAATATCACCATGAACGAAGGCATCTTAACTGCTGAGGTTTACTCCTTTACCAAGCAGGTGACCAGCACCGTTTCCATCGCTGGAAAATTCCTCTCACCTGAGGACAAGGTCTTGATTATCGATGATTTCCTAGCAAATGGACAAGCTGCCAAAGGCTTGATCCACATCATCGAACAGGCCGGAGCTAAAGTCGAAGCCATCGGTATTGTTATCGAAAAATCCTTCCAAGATGGTCGTGATTTACTTGAAAAAGCAGGCTACCCAGTTCTATCACTGGCTCGTTTGGAACGTTTTGAAAACGGTCAAGTCGTATTTAAGGAGGCAGATCTCTAA
- a CDS encoding bleomycin resistance protein, whose amino-acid sequence MDYQAVIPEFVVSDLEKSRHFYCDLLGFSVEYERPEEKFLFLSLEDCQLMLEEGSTEELAQLTYPFGRGVNISFGIENVPQLHQKLLEADYPIYRPLTKRTFRVGDHYIYPHEFAVLDPDGYFLRFSE is encoded by the coding sequence ATGGACTATCAAGCTGTCATTCCCGAATTTGTAGTATCTGACCTCGAAAAGTCACGCCACTTCTACTGCGACTTGCTGGGATTTTCTGTCGAATACGAGCGTCCAGAGGAGAAATTTCTCTTCCTCTCGCTTGAAGACTGCCAACTTATGCTAGAAGAAGGCAGCACAGAAGAATTAGCCCAACTAACCTATCCTTTCGGGCGCGGTGTCAATATTTCTTTTGGCATCGAGAATGTCCCTCAGCTCCACCAAAAACTGCTGGAAGCTGACTACCCTATTTATCGTCCTTTGACCAAGAGAACATTTCGTGTTGGGGATCACTATATCTATCCTCACGAATTTGCAGTCTTGGATCCAGATGGCTATTTTTTAAGATTTAGTGAATAG
- a CDS encoding exodeoxyribonuclease III, translated as MKLISWNIDSLNAALTSDSARAKLSQEVLQTLVAENADIIAIQETKLSAKGPTKKHLDILEELFPGYENTWRSSQEPARKGYAGTMFLYKKELTPTISFPEIGAPSTMDLEGRIITLEFDTFFVTQVYTPNAGDGLKRLEERQLWDVKYAEYLAQLDKEKPVLATGDYNVAHKEIDLANPASNRRSPGFTDEERAGFTNLLATGFTDTFRHIHGDVPERYTWWAQRSKTSKINNTGWRIDYWLTSNRMADKVTKSDMIDSGARQDHTPIVLEIEL; from the coding sequence ATGAAACTCATCTCATGGAATATTGATTCCCTCAATGCAGCCCTAACGAGCGACTCAGCTCGTGCAAAATTGTCCCAAGAAGTCCTACAAACCTTGGTAGCCGAAAATGCTGATATTATCGCTATTCAGGAAACCAAGCTTTCTGCAAAAGGGCCTACAAAAAAACACTTGGATATTTTAGAAGAACTCTTCCCAGGTTATGAAAACACTTGGCGTTCCTCTCAAGAGCCTGCCCGCAAAGGCTACGCTGGAACCATGTTCCTTTATAAGAAAGAACTCACACCAACGATTAGCTTCCCAGAAATCGGGGCTCCTTCTACCATGGACTTAGAAGGCCGTATCATCACCTTGGAATTTGATACATTTTTCGTGACCCAAGTTTACACTCCAAACGCTGGCGACGGGCTCAAACGCTTGGAAGAACGCCAACTCTGGGATGTCAAATATGCTGAGTATTTGGCGCAACTAGACAAAGAAAAACCAGTCCTTGCGACTGGAGACTACAACGTAGCTCACAAGGAAATCGACCTTGCAAATCCTGCCAGCAACCGCCGCTCACCTGGTTTTACAGACGAGGAACGTGCTGGGTTTACCAACCTCTTAGCAACTGGATTTACTGACACCTTCCGCCACATTCATGGCGATGTCCCAGAGCGCTATACTTGGTGGGCGCAACGCAGCAAGACTTCTAAAATCAACAATACAGGCTGGAGAATCGACTACTGGCTCACTAGCAACCGCATGGCTGACAAGGTGACCAAGTCTGACATGATTGACTCGGGTGCGCGTCAAGACCATACGCCGATTGTATTGGAAATTGAGCTCTAA
- a CDS encoding DUF3290 family protein, with amino-acid sequence MKFYSYDYVLSQIGQQNGIMLGLGIVLLAVTGFLAFKAYHDKKGTKFRELVMISALTLLALLLVSITTYQNNQVSNNKFQASLHFIELVSKDLGVDKSEVYVNTSADTDGALLKVGDRYYRALNGSEPDKYLLEKVELYKTDAIELVEVNK; translated from the coding sequence ATGAAATTCTATTCTTATGACTATGTCCTCAGCCAAATTGGTCAGCAAAATGGCATCATGCTTGGTTTAGGGATTGTCCTATTAGCTGTGACAGGATTTTTAGCTTTCAAGGCTTATCATGATAAAAAGGGGACCAAATTTCGTGAGTTGGTCATGATTTCAGCCTTAACCTTATTAGCTCTCCTTTTGGTCAGCATCACGACTTATCAAAACAATCAAGTTTCTAACAATAAATTTCAAGCTTCACTTCATTTCATCGAGCTTGTTTCCAAAGATTTGGGAGTTGACAAGTCGGAAGTTTATGTCAATACTTCTGCAGACACGGATGGAGCACTCCTCAAGGTGGGAGATCGCTATTATCGTGCCCTAAACGGAAGTGAGCCAGACAAGTATCTCTTAGAGAAAGTCGAATTGTATAAAACAGATGCAATTGAACTGGTGGAGGTGAACAAATGA
- a CDS encoding DUF421 domain-containing protein: MTLNYIEILIKLALGLFSLVFVINVTGKGNLAPNSAIDQIQNYVLGGIIGGVIYNSAISILQYAVILIMWTILVLTLKWLNNNVYFVKRLIDGKPTLLIKNGKIDPEACRSVGLSAADVALKLRSQGIFQMKQVKRAVQEQNGQLIVVQMGDENPKYPVVTDGVVQVEILESIGRSEEWLLDNLSKQGYDNVANIFIAEYDKGVVSVVTYE, translated from the coding sequence ATGACACTCAATTATATCGAAATTTTAATCAAACTAGCCTTGGGACTCTTTTCTCTGGTTTTCGTGATTAATGTGACAGGAAAGGGCAACCTAGCGCCTAACTCAGCAATAGACCAAATTCAGAACTATGTACTTGGGGGGATTATCGGCGGGGTGATTTACAATAGCGCCATCAGTATCCTTCAGTATGCAGTTATCCTGATTATGTGGACCATTCTGGTCTTGACTCTCAAATGGCTCAACAATAATGTTTACTTTGTGAAACGTTTGATTGATGGGAAGCCAACCCTGCTCATCAAAAATGGGAAGATTGATCCAGAAGCCTGCCGTTCGGTTGGTTTATCAGCAGCGGATGTAGCTCTTAAGCTTCGTAGCCAGGGAATTTTCCAAATGAAACAAGTCAAACGCGCTGTGCAGGAGCAAAATGGCCAACTCATCGTAGTCCAAATGGGAGATGAAAATCCCAAGTATCCTGTTGTCACAGATGGCGTCGTCCAAGTAGAAATTTTGGAGTCCATTGGTCGGAGCGAAGAATGGCTGCTTGATAACCTCAGCAAACAAGGATATGACAATGTGGCCAATATCTTTATCGCTGAGTATGACAAGGGTGTCGTCTCAGTCGTAACCTATGAATAA
- a CDS encoding ABC transporter ATP-binding protein, whose amino-acid sequence MSIIQKLWWFFKLEKRRYLVGIVALVLVSVLNLIPPMVMGRVIDAITGGQLSQQNLLLNLLYLLLAALGMYYLRYVWRMYILGTSYRLGQIMRSRLFEHFTKMSPAFYQTYRTGDLMAHATNDINALTRLAGGGVMSAVDASITALVTLLTMLFSISWQMTLVAILPLPFMAYATSRLGRKTHKAFGESQAAFSELNNKVQESVSGIKVTKSFGYQADELESFQAVNELTFQKNLQTMKYDSLFDPMVLLFVGSSYVLTLLVGSLMVQKGQITVGNLVTFISYLDMLVWPLMAIGFLFNITQRGKVSYQRIEDLLSQESPVKDPEFPLDGIENGRLEYAIDSFAFENEETLTDIHFSLEKGQTLGLVGQTGSGKTSLIKLLLREYDVDKGAIYLNGHDIRDYRLTDLRGLMGYVPQDQFLFATSILDNIRFGNPNLPLSAVEEATKLAQVYQDIVDMPQGFDTLIGEKGVSLSGGQKQRLAMSRAMILDPDILILDDSLSAVDAKTEYAIIDNLKETRKDKTTIITAHRLSAVVHADLILVLQNGQIIERGTHEDLLALDGWYAQTYQSQQLEMKGEEDAE is encoded by the coding sequence ATGTCCATTATTCAAAAACTCTGGTGGTTTTTCAAATTAGAAAAGCGCCGTTATCTAGTCGGAATTGTGGCCCTGGTCTTGGTTTCCGTCCTTAATCTTATTCCCCCCATGGTTATGGGGCGGGTGATTGACGCCATCACTGGGGGACAATTAAGCCAGCAGAACCTGCTTTTGAACCTCCTTTATCTGCTTCTTGCAGCTTTGGGTATGTACTATCTACGCTATGTTTGGCGCATGTATATCCTTGGCACCTCCTACCGTCTGGGGCAGATTATGCGATCTCGCTTGTTTGAGCATTTCACAAAAATGTCGCCAGCCTTTTATCAGACCTATCGGACGGGGGATCTGATGGCACATGCCACCAATGATATCAACGCCTTAACCCGTTTAGCAGGTGGTGGTGTTATGTCTGCGGTGGATGCTTCCATCACGGCACTGGTGACTTTGCTGACCATGCTTTTTAGCATCTCATGGCAGATGACCTTGGTTGCCATTCTGCCCCTGCCTTTCATGGCTTATGCGACCAGTCGTCTAGGGAGAAAGACCCACAAGGCTTTTGGCGAATCACAGGCTGCTTTCTCTGAACTCAATAACAAGGTGCAGGAGTCTGTATCAGGTATTAAAGTGACCAAGTCTTTCGGTTATCAGGCGGATGAGCTTGAGTCCTTTCAAGCAGTCAATGAATTGACCTTCCAAAAGAATCTCCAAACCATGAAATACGATAGTCTCTTTGACCCCATGGTTCTCTTGTTTGTTGGCTCGTCCTATGTCTTAACTCTTTTGGTCGGCTCTTTGATGGTTCAGAAAGGGCAAATCACCGTTGGGAATCTGGTTACCTTTATCAGCTACTTAGATATGTTGGTTTGGCCTCTTATGGCCATTGGCTTTCTCTTTAATATTACTCAGCGAGGGAAGGTTTCTTACCAACGGATTGAGGATCTTTTGTCTCAGGAATCACCTGTAAAAGACCCTGAGTTTCCTTTAGATGGTATTGAAAATGGGCGCTTGGAGTATGCCATTGACAGCTTTGCCTTTGAAAATGAGGAGACACTGACGGATATTCACTTTAGTTTAGAAAAAGGGCAAACTCTGGGCTTGGTTGGACAGACAGGCTCTGGGAAAACGTCCTTGATTAAGCTCCTCTTGCGTGAATACGATGTGGATAAGGGAGCTATTTATCTAAACGGTCACGATATTCGGGACTATCGTCTGACAGACCTTCGTGGTCTCATGGGCTATGTCCCTCAGGACCAGTTCCTCTTTGCGACCTCTATCTTAGACAATATCCGCTTCGGCAATCCTAATTTGCCCCTTTCAGCGGTCGAGGAAGCGACAAAGCTAGCTCAAGTTTACCAAGATATTGTAGACATGCCTCAGGGATTTGATACGCTGATAGGTGAAAAAGGAGTCAGTCTCTCAGGTGGTCAAAAGCAACGTCTGGCAATGAGTCGGGCTATGATTTTAGACCCTGATATTTTGATTTTAGATGATTCCTTGTCCGCCGTGGATGCCAAGACGGAGTATGCAATCATCGACAATCTCAAGGAGACGCGGAAGGATAAGACAACCATTATCACAGCCCATCGCCTCAGTGCAGTTGTACATGCAGATCTGATTTTGGTTCTGCAAAATGGCCAAATCATAGAACGCGGTACACACGAAGACCTGCTAGCTCTAGATGGCTGGTATGCCCAAACCTACCAGTCTCAGCAGTTGGAAATGAAAGGAGAAGAAGATGCAGAATAA
- a CDS encoding ABC transporter ATP-binding protein yields MQNKKEQWAVLKRLMSYLKPYGLLTFLALSFLLATTVIKSVIPLVASHFIDQYLSNLNQLAVTVLLAYYGLYILQTLVQYVGNLLFARVSYSIVRDIRRDAFANMEKLGMSYFDKTPAGSIVSRLTNDTETISDMFSGILSSFISAVFIFLTTLYTMLVLDFRLTALVLLFLPLIFLLVNLYRKKSVKIIEKTRSLLSDINSKLAENIEGIRIIQAFNQEKRLQAEFDEINQEHLVYANRSVALDALFLRPAMSLLKLLGYAVLMAYFGYRGFSIGITAGTMYAFIQYINRLFDPLIEVTQNFSTLQTSMVSAGRVFALIDERTYEPLQKDGQAKVKEGNIRFEHVCFSYDGKHPILDDISFSVNKGETIAFVGHTGSGKSSIINVLMRFYEFQSGRVLLDDVNIRDYSQEELRKNIGLVLQDPFLYHGTIKSNIAMYQDLSDEEVQAAAAFVDADSFIQDLPQGYDAPVSERGSSFSTGQRQLLAFARTVASQPKVLILDEATANIDSETESLVQDSLAKMRQGRTTIAIAHRLSTIQDANCIYVLDKGRIIESGTHEELLALGGTYHKMYSLQAGALT; encoded by the coding sequence ATGCAGAATAAGAAAGAACAATGGGCTGTATTGAAGCGCTTGATGTCCTATCTCAAGCCCTATGGCCTCCTGACCTTTTTGGCACTCAGTTTTCTCCTTGCGACTACGGTCATTAAAAGTGTCATTCCCCTTGTGGCTTCCCACTTTATTGACCAGTACCTCAGCAATCTTAATCAACTGGCCGTGACCGTTTTGCTGGCCTACTATGGCCTCTATATCCTACAAACTCTGGTCCAGTATGTCGGAAATCTTCTCTTTGCGCGGGTGTCCTACAGTATTGTCAGAGATATTCGTCGCGATGCCTTTGCCAATATGGAGAAACTCGGCATGTCTTATTTTGACAAGACGCCAGCAGGCTCCATCGTTTCTCGTTTGACCAATGATACCGAGACCATCAGTGATATGTTTTCAGGGATTTTATCCAGCTTTATTTCAGCAGTTTTCATCTTTCTGACAACTCTGTATACCATGTTGGTGCTGGATTTTCGTTTGACAGCTTTAGTCTTGCTCTTTCTACCCTTGATTTTTCTGTTGGTCAATCTCTACCGGAAAAAGTCAGTGAAAATCATCGAGAAAACCAGAAGTCTCTTGTCAGATATCAATAGTAAGCTGGCAGAGAATATCGAGGGAATCAGGATTATCCAGGCCTTTAATCAAGAGAAGCGCCTGCAGGCAGAATTTGATGAAATCAACCAAGAACACTTGGTCTATGCCAACCGTTCTGTGGCCTTGGATGCCCTCTTTTTGAGACCTGCCATGAGTTTGCTGAAACTGCTAGGCTACGCCGTTTTGATGGCTTACTTTGGTTACCGTGGTTTTTCTATCGGGATAACGGCCGGAACTATGTATGCCTTTATCCAGTACATCAACCGTCTCTTTGATCCCTTAATTGAGGTGACGCAAAACTTTTCAACCCTTCAAACATCCATGGTATCTGCAGGCCGTGTCTTTGCCTTGATTGATGAGAGGACCTATGAGCCTCTTCAAAAAGATGGGCAAGCTAAAGTCAAAGAAGGCAATATCCGTTTTGAACATGTGTGTTTCTCATATGACGGGAAACATCCGATCCTGGATGACATTTCCTTTTCAGTTAACAAGGGTGAAACCATTGCCTTTGTAGGACATACAGGTTCTGGGAAATCTTCCATTATCAATGTCCTCATGCGTTTTTATGAATTTCAGTCAGGCCGCGTTCTTTTGGATGATGTGAATATTAGAGACTACAGTCAGGAAGAGCTGAGAAAAAACATCGGTTTGGTCTTGCAGGATCCCTTCCTCTATCACGGGACTATCAAGTCCAATATCGCCATGTACCAAGATCTTAGTGATGAAGAGGTACAGGCTGCGGCTGCCTTTGTCGATGCAGATTCCTTTATTCAGGACCTTCCACAGGGTTATGATGCACCTGTGTCTGAGCGTGGCTCGAGTTTTTCTACTGGCCAGCGCCAGCTTCTTGCCTTTGCCAGAACTGTCGCCAGTCAGCCTAAAGTCCTGATTTTGGATGAAGCGACAGCCAATATTGACTCTGAAACAGAAAGTTTGGTTCAAGATTCCCTAGCCAAGATGAGACAGGGGCGGACAACTATTGCTATTGCTCATCGCCTTTCGACCATCCAGGACGCCAACTGCATCTACGTCTTGGACAAGGGGCGTATCATCGAGAGTGGAACCCATGAGGAACTCTTGGCTTTGGGAGGAACCTATCACAAGATGTATAGCTTGCAGGCAGGGGCTCTTACCTAA
- a CDS encoding sugar transferase — protein MLKWEDLPVEMQSSEVESYYQLVSKRKGSLIFKRFLDWVLALFLLVLTSPIFLILSIWIKLDSKGPVIYKQERVTQYNRPFKIWKFRTMVTDADKKGSLVTSANDSRITKVGNFIRRVRLDELPQLVNVLKGEMSFVGTRPEVPRYTEQYSSEMMATLLLPAGITSPASINYKDEDTIISQMTEKGLSVDQAYVEHVLPEKMRYNLAYLREFSFLGDIKIMFQTVFEVLK, from the coding sequence ATGCTGAAATGGGAAGACTTGCCCGTGGAGATGCAATCAAGCGAGGTTGAGTCTTACTACCAGCTCGTCTCTAAAAGGAAGGGTTCGCTGATTTTCAAGCGTTTCCTGGATTGGGTTCTGGCCTTGTTTTTGCTAGTTTTGACTTCTCCCATCTTTCTTATCTTGAGCATTTGGATCAAGTTGGATAGCAAGGGACCTGTCATTTACAAGCAAGAGCGCGTGACCCAGTACAACCGTCCGTTCAAGATTTGGAAGTTCCGTACTATGGTGACGGATGCGGATAAAAAAGGAAGTCTGGTGACTTCAGCTAACGACAGTCGCATTACCAAAGTGGGAAATTTCATTCGTCGTGTGCGCTTGGATGAACTGCCTCAGCTGGTCAATGTCCTTAAAGGCGAAATGTCTTTTGTCGGCACGCGACCTGAAGTGCCACGTTACACCGAGCAGTATAGCTCTGAAATGATGGCGACCTTGCTCTTGCCAGCAGGAATCACCTCTCCAGCCAGCATCAACTACAAGGATGAGGATACTATCATCAGTCAAATGACGGAGAAAGGTCTGTCAGTTGACCAAGCCTATGTAGAGCATGTCCTTCCTGAAAAGATGCGCTATAACCTCGCCTATCTCCGAGAGTTTAGTTTCCTTGGAGACATCAAAATCATGTTTCAAACCGTGTTTGAAGTGCTAAAATAA
- a CDS encoding DegT/DnrJ/EryC1/StrS family aminotransferase, whose protein sequence is MPNYNIPFSPPDITEAEIAEVADTLRSGWITTGPKTKELERRLSQYTQTPKTVCLNSATAALELILRVLEVGPGDEVIVPAMTYTASCSVITHVGATPVMVDIQEDTFEMDYDLLEQAITEKTKVIIPVELAGIVCDYDRLFQVVEKKRDLFTAASKWQKAFNRIVIVSDSAHALGSTYKGQPAGSIADFTSFSFHAVKNFTTAEGGSATWKANPAIDDEEMYKEFQILSLHGQTKDALAKMQLGSWEYDIVTPAYKCNMTDIMASIGLVQLDRYPALLQRRKDIVDRYDRGFAGTRIHPLAHKTDTVESSRHLYITHVEGASLEERNLIIQELAKAGIASNVHYKPLPLLTAYKNLGFDMADYPRAYAFFENEITLPLHTKLSDEEVDYIVQTLVRISEEILGSGKK, encoded by the coding sequence ATGCCAAATTACAATATTCCATTTTCACCACCCGATATTACCGAAGCTGAAATTGCTGAAGTAGCGGATACCCTTCGTTCTGGTTGGATCACAACAGGTCCTAAGACAAAAGAACTGGAGCGTCGCTTGTCCCAATACACACAGACGCCTAAGACTGTCTGCCTCAACTCTGCGACTGCGGCTCTTGAGTTGATTTTACGTGTTTTGGAAGTGGGACCAGGTGATGAAGTCATCGTTCCAGCTATGACTTATACAGCTTCATGCAGTGTCATCACACACGTAGGAGCGACACCTGTCATGGTGGATATCCAAGAAGATACTTTTGAAATGGACTATGACTTGCTAGAGCAAGCCATTACTGAAAAGACTAAGGTGATTATTCCGGTTGAGCTTGCAGGGATTGTTTGCGACTATGACCGTTTGTTCCAAGTCGTGGAGAAAAAACGGGATCTCTTTACAGCTGCTAGCAAGTGGCAAAAGGCCTTTAACCGTATCGTGATTGTCTCTGATAGTGCTCATGCTTTGGGATCTACTTACAAAGGACAACCAGCTGGATCTATCGCTGACTTTACTTCCTTCTCATTCCATGCCGTTAAGAACTTTACAACTGCTGAGGGAGGAAGTGCGACTTGGAAAGCCAATCCAGCGATTGACGACGAAGAGATGTACAAGGAGTTCCAAATCCTTTCCCTTCACGGTCAAACAAAGGATGCTCTTGCCAAGATGCAATTGGGTTCATGGGAATACGATATCGTCACACCAGCCTACAAGTGCAATATGACCGATATCATGGCTTCGATTGGTTTGGTACAATTGGATCGTTACCCAGCTTTGCTACAACGTCGCAAGGACATCGTGGACCGCTATGATCGTGGTTTTGCAGGTACTCGTATTCACCCACTGGCACACAAGACTGATACTGTCGAATCTTCACGCCACCTCTACATCACCCATGTAGAAGGAGCAAGTTTAGAAGAACGCAACCTTATCATCCAAGAATTGGCCAAAGCAGGAATTGCAAGTAATGTACACTATAAACCGCTTCCTCTCTTGACAGCCTATAAGAATCTTGGTTTCGATATGGCAGATTATCCAAGAGCCTATGCCTTCTTTGAAAATGAAATTACGCTTCCTCTTCATACAAAATTAAGCGATGAGGAAGTTGATTACATCGTTCAGACTTTGGTAAGAATTTCTGAAGAAATCCTCGGTTCTGGAAAAAAATAA